A genomic region of Zea mays cultivar B73 chromosome 6, Zm-B73-REFERENCE-NAM-5.0, whole genome shotgun sequence contains the following coding sequences:
- the LOC100279448 gene encoding DNA damage-binding protein 1 isoform X1 produces MSVWNYVVTAHKPTSVSHSCVGNFTSPNQLNLIIAKCTRIEIHLLTPQGLQPMLDVPIYGRIATIELFRPHNETQDFLFIATERYKFCVLQWDAEKSELITRAMGDVSDRIGRPTDNGQIGIIDPDCRLIGLHLYDGLFKVIPFDNKGQLKEAFNIRLEELQVLDIKFLHGCAKPTIVVLYQDNKDVRHVKTYEVALKDKDFVEGPWSQNNVDNGAGLLIPVPAPLGGVIIIGEEQIVYCNANSTFKAIPIKQISWQSIIRAYGRVDPDGSRYLLGDNTGILHLLVLTHERERVTGLKIEYLGETSIASSISYLDNGVVYVGSRFGDSQLVKLNLQADASGSFVEILERYVNLGPIVDFCVVDLDRQGQGQVVTCSGAFKDGSLRVVRNGIGINEQASVELQGIKGLWSLKSSINDPFDMYLVVSFISETRFLAMNMEDELEETEIEGFDAQTQTLFCQNAINDLLIQVTANSVRLVSCTSRELVNQWNAPAGFSVNVASANASQVLLATGGGHLVYLEIRDAKLVEVKHAQLEHEISCLDLNPIGENPQYSSLAAVGMWTDISVRIFSLPDLELIRKENLGGEIVPRSVLLCTLEGVSYLLCALGDGNLFSFLLNASTGELTDRKKVTLGTQPISLRTFSSKGTTHVFASSDRPTVIYSSNKKLLYSNVNLKEVNHMCPFNTAAFPDSLAIAKEGELSIGTIDDIQKLHIRTIPLNEQARRICHQEQSRTLAFCSFKYNQSVEESETHLIRLLDHQTFESLCVYPLDQYECGCSIISCSFADDSNVYYCVGTAYVIPEENEPTKGRILVFAVEDGSLQLIVEKETKGAVYSLNAFNGKLLAAINQKIQLYKWMSREDGSHELQSECGHHGHILALYTQTRGDFIVVGDLMKSISLLVYKHEESAIEERARDYNANWMTAVEMLDDEVYVGAENSYNLFTVRKNSDAATDDERARLEVVGEYHLGEFVNRFRHGSLVMRLPDSDIGQIPTVIFGTINGVIGIIASLPHDQYIFLEKLQSTLVKYIKGVGNLSHEQWRSFHNDKKTAEARNFLDGDLIESFLDLSRSKMEEVSKAMGVPVEELSKRVEELTRLH; encoded by the exons ATGAGCGTGTGGAACTACGTCGTCACGGCGCACAAGCCCACCAGCGTCAGCCACTCCTGCGTAGGCAACTTTACCAGCCCCAACCAGCTCAACCTTATTATCGC GAAATGTACCCGGATCGAAATCCATTTGCTTACCCCTCAGGGCCTCCAG CCGATGCTTGATGTGCCTATATATGGAAGAATTGCAACGATTGAGCTCTTCCGGCCTCAT AATGAGACTCAGGACTTTCTTTTCATTGCTACGGAGAGGTACAAATTCTGTGTTCTGCAATGGGATGCAGAAAAGTCAGAGCTAATCACCAG AGCCATGGGTGATGTTTCTGATCGCATTGGCCGCCCTACTGACAATGGACAG ATTGGAATCATTGACCCTGACTGTAGACTCATTGGTCTTCATCTCTATGATGGCTTATTTAAG GTTATACCATTTGACAACAAAGGGCAGCTGAAGGAAGCTTTCAATATCAG ACTTGAAGAACTTCAAGTACTGGACATCAAATTTCTACATGGTTGTGCTAAACCTACTATTGTTGTCCTCTACCAG GATAATAAAGATGTGAGGCATGTTAAGACTTATGAAGTTGCACTGAAGGACAAAGATTTTGTTGAGGGTCCTTGGTCCCAGAATAATGTAGATAATGGTGCTGGTTTATTAATACCAGTACCAGCTCCACTTGGCGGTGTGATAATAATTGGCGAGGAACAAATAGTTTACTGCAATGCCAATTCCACATTTAAAGCGATACCAATAAAACAA ATTTCTTGGCAGTCCATCATCAGAGCTTATGGACGGGTTGACCCAGATGGTTCTCGATATTTACTCGGTGATAATACTGGAATTTTGCATTTACTTGTCCTTACCCATGAACGAGAAAG GGTTACTGGTTTGAAAATTGAATACCTGGGAGAGACTTCGATTGCATCATCTATTTCGTATCTTGATAATGGTGTTGTTTACGTCGGTTCACGGTTTGGCGATTCACAG CTGGTGAAGCTGAACCTCCAAGCTGATGCAAGCGGTTCATTTGTTGAAATTCTTGAACGGTATGTTAATCTTGGACCGATTGTGGACTTCTGCGTGGTTGACCTTGATAGGCAGGGTCAAGGTCAGGTGGTCACTTGTTCTGGGGCGTTTAAAGATGGTTCCCTTCGGGTGGTTCGTAATGGTATAGGGATTAATGAGCAG GCTTCAGTAGAACTCCAAGGCATAAAGGGATTATGGTCATTGAAATCTTCGATCAATGATCCATTTGACATGTACCTTGTCGTGAGCTTTATAAGTGAGACACGATTCTTGGCAATGAACATGGAAGATGAACTAGAAGAGACTGAGATAGAGGGGTTTGATGCACAAACTCAAACTCTGTTTTGTCAGAATGCGATCAATGATCTTCTTATACAG GTTACTGCTAATTCTGTTCGGTTAGTCAGTTGCACCTCCCGGGAGTTAGTGAATCAATGGAATGCACCAGCAGGATTCTCAGTCAATGTTGCTTCAGCTAATGCCAGCCAG GTTCTGTTGGCAACCGGTGGTGGCCATCTTGTTTACCTGGAAATTAGGGATGCTAAACTTGTTGAAGTGAAGCATGCTCAGCTAGAACATGAGATTTCTTGTCTTGATTTGAACCCAATTGGGGAGAATCCACAATATAGTTCCCTAGCTGCTGTTGGGATGTGGACAGATATAAGTGTTAGAATATTTTCGCTTCCAGATCTTGAATTGATAAGGAAGGAAAATTTGGGTGGAGAAATTGTTCCTCGGTCTGTTCTGCTGTGCACCTTGGAGGGG GTTTCGTATTTGCTTTGTGCTCTTGGGGATGGTAATTTGTTCAGTTTTCTACTGAATGCAAGTACAGGTGAACTGACTGATAGAAAGAAGGTTACCCTCGGGACCCAACCCATCAGCCTTCGTACCTTCTCATCAAAGGGTACCACCCACGTGTTCGCTTCGTCAGATAGGCCAACTGTCATCTATAGCAGCAATAAGAAGCTTCTCTACAGCAATGTCAATTTGAAAGAGGTTAATCATATGTGCCCTTTCAATACAGCCGCTTTTCCAGACAG TCTTGCAATTGCTAAAGAGGGTGAACTTTCAATTGGAACTATCGATGATATACAGAAGCTTCATATCCGCACAATCCCCCTTAATGAACAAGCACGTCGCATTTGTCACCAGGAGCAATCAAGGACACTAGCATTTTGCAGTTTCAAgtacaaccagagtgtggaggaaagTGAGACTCATTTAATACGTCTGCTAGATCATCAGACGTTTGAGTCCCTGTGTGTATATCCTCTAGATCAATATGAATGTGGCTGCTCCATCATTAGCTGTTCGTTTGCGGATGATAGTAATGTTTATTACTGTGTGGGAACTGCATATGTTATACCTGAAGAAAATGAACCGACGAAG GGCCGGATTCTTGTATTTGCAGTTGAAGATGGAAGCTTGCAATTGATCGTGGAGAAAGAAACCAAAGGAGCAGTTTATTCGCTGAATGCATTCAATGGGAAATTGTTGGCTGCTATCAACCAGAAGATTCAATTGTATAAGTGGATGTCACGCGAGGATGGTTCACATGAGCTGCAGTCTGAGTGTGGCCACCATGGGCACATACTTGCCTTGTATACTCAAACACGTGGTGACTTCATTGTGGTTGGCGATCTGATGAAATCAATATCCTTGCTGGTGTATAAG CATGAGGAAAGCGCGATTGAAGAGCGTGCTAGGGATTACAATGCAAACTGGATGACTGCAGTTGAGATGCTTGATGATGAAGTCTACGTTGGGGCGGAGAATAGCTATAACCTATTCACGGTGCGCAAGAACAGCGATGCGGCGACAGATGACGAAAGGGCCAGGCTTGAGGTGGTGGGAGAGTACCACCTTGGGGAGTTTGTGAACAGATTCCGCCACGGTTCACTGGTGATGCGCCTTCCAGACTCGGATATAGGGCAGATCCCTACGGTCATCTTTGGCACAATAAACGGGGTGATTGGCATTATTGCCTCCCTCCCGCACGACCAATACATCTTCCTGGAGAAGCTCCAGTCGACCCTTGTGAAGTACATAAAGGGCGTCGGAAACCTGAGCCACGAGCAATGGCGGTCCTTCCATAACGACAAGAAGACGGCGGAGGCTCGGAACTTCCTCGACGGTGACCTGATCGAGTCTTTCCTTGACCTTAGCCGGAGCAAGATGGAGGAGGTGTCCAAGGCGATGGGCGTCCCCGTGGAGGAGCTGTCCAAGAGGGTGGAAGAGCTGACGAGGCTTCACTAG
- the LOC100279448 gene encoding DNA damage-binding protein 1 — translation MSVWNYVVTAHKPTSVSHSCVGNFTSPNQLNLIIAKCTRIEIHLLTPQGLQPMLDVPIYGRIATIELFRPHNETQDFLFIATERYKFCVLQWDAEKSELITRAMGDVSDRIGRPTDNGQIGIIDPDCRLIGLHLYDGLFKVIPFDNKGQLKEAFNIRLEELQVLDIKFLHGCAKPTIVVLYQDNKDVRHVKTYEVALKDKDFVEGPWSQNNVDNGAGLLIPVPAPLGGVIIIGEEQIVYCNANSTFKAIPIKQSIIRAYGRVDPDGSRYLLGDNTGILHLLVLTHERERVTGLKIEYLGETSIASSISYLDNGVVYVGSRFGDSQLVKLNLQADASGSFVEILERYVNLGPIVDFCVVDLDRQGQGQVVTCSGAFKDGSLRVVRNGIGINEQASVELQGIKGLWSLKSSINDPFDMYLVVSFISETRFLAMNMEDELEETEIEGFDAQTQTLFCQNAINDLLIQVTANSVRLVSCTSRELVNQWNAPAGFSVNVASANASQVLLATGGGHLVYLEIRDAKLVEVKHAQLEHEISCLDLNPIGENPQYSSLAAVGMWTDISVRIFSLPDLELIRKENLGGEIVPRSVLLCTLEGVSYLLCALGDGNLFSFLLNASTGELTDRKKVTLGTQPISLRTFSSKGTTHVFASSDRPTVIYSSNKKLLYSNVNLKEVNHMCPFNTAAFPDSLAIAKEGELSIGTIDDIQKLHIRTIPLNEQARRICHQEQSRTLAFCSFKYNQSVEESETHLIRLLDHQTFESLCVYPLDQYECGCSIISCSFADDSNVYYCVGTAYVIPEENEPTKGRILVFAVEDGSLQLIVEKETKGAVYSLNAFNGKLLAAINQKIQLYKWMSREDGSHELQSECGHHGHILALYTQTRGDFIVVGDLMKSISLLVYKHEESAIEERARDYNANWMTAVEMLDDEVYVGAENSYNLFTVRKNSDAATDDERARLEVVGEYHLGEFVNRFRHGSLVMRLPDSDIGQIPTVIFGTINGVIGIIASLPHDQYIFLEKLQSTLVKYIKGVGNLSHEQWRSFHNDKKTAEARNFLDGDLIESFLDLSRSKMEEVSKAMGVPVEELSKRVEELTRLH, via the exons ATGAGCGTGTGGAACTACGTCGTCACGGCGCACAAGCCCACCAGCGTCAGCCACTCCTGCGTAGGCAACTTTACCAGCCCCAACCAGCTCAACCTTATTATCGC GAAATGTACCCGGATCGAAATCCATTTGCTTACCCCTCAGGGCCTCCAG CCGATGCTTGATGTGCCTATATATGGAAGAATTGCAACGATTGAGCTCTTCCGGCCTCAT AATGAGACTCAGGACTTTCTTTTCATTGCTACGGAGAGGTACAAATTCTGTGTTCTGCAATGGGATGCAGAAAAGTCAGAGCTAATCACCAG AGCCATGGGTGATGTTTCTGATCGCATTGGCCGCCCTACTGACAATGGACAG ATTGGAATCATTGACCCTGACTGTAGACTCATTGGTCTTCATCTCTATGATGGCTTATTTAAG GTTATACCATTTGACAACAAAGGGCAGCTGAAGGAAGCTTTCAATATCAG ACTTGAAGAACTTCAAGTACTGGACATCAAATTTCTACATGGTTGTGCTAAACCTACTATTGTTGTCCTCTACCAG GATAATAAAGATGTGAGGCATGTTAAGACTTATGAAGTTGCACTGAAGGACAAAGATTTTGTTGAGGGTCCTTGGTCCCAGAATAATGTAGATAATGGTGCTGGTTTATTAATACCAGTACCAGCTCCACTTGGCGGTGTGATAATAATTGGCGAGGAACAAATAGTTTACTGCAATGCCAATTCCACATTTAAAGCGATACCAATAAAACAA TCCATCATCAGAGCTTATGGACGGGTTGACCCAGATGGTTCTCGATATTTACTCGGTGATAATACTGGAATTTTGCATTTACTTGTCCTTACCCATGAACGAGAAAG GGTTACTGGTTTGAAAATTGAATACCTGGGAGAGACTTCGATTGCATCATCTATTTCGTATCTTGATAATGGTGTTGTTTACGTCGGTTCACGGTTTGGCGATTCACAG CTGGTGAAGCTGAACCTCCAAGCTGATGCAAGCGGTTCATTTGTTGAAATTCTTGAACGGTATGTTAATCTTGGACCGATTGTGGACTTCTGCGTGGTTGACCTTGATAGGCAGGGTCAAGGTCAGGTGGTCACTTGTTCTGGGGCGTTTAAAGATGGTTCCCTTCGGGTGGTTCGTAATGGTATAGGGATTAATGAGCAG GCTTCAGTAGAACTCCAAGGCATAAAGGGATTATGGTCATTGAAATCTTCGATCAATGATCCATTTGACATGTACCTTGTCGTGAGCTTTATAAGTGAGACACGATTCTTGGCAATGAACATGGAAGATGAACTAGAAGAGACTGAGATAGAGGGGTTTGATGCACAAACTCAAACTCTGTTTTGTCAGAATGCGATCAATGATCTTCTTATACAG GTTACTGCTAATTCTGTTCGGTTAGTCAGTTGCACCTCCCGGGAGTTAGTGAATCAATGGAATGCACCAGCAGGATTCTCAGTCAATGTTGCTTCAGCTAATGCCAGCCAG GTTCTGTTGGCAACCGGTGGTGGCCATCTTGTTTACCTGGAAATTAGGGATGCTAAACTTGTTGAAGTGAAGCATGCTCAGCTAGAACATGAGATTTCTTGTCTTGATTTGAACCCAATTGGGGAGAATCCACAATATAGTTCCCTAGCTGCTGTTGGGATGTGGACAGATATAAGTGTTAGAATATTTTCGCTTCCAGATCTTGAATTGATAAGGAAGGAAAATTTGGGTGGAGAAATTGTTCCTCGGTCTGTTCTGCTGTGCACCTTGGAGGGG GTTTCGTATTTGCTTTGTGCTCTTGGGGATGGTAATTTGTTCAGTTTTCTACTGAATGCAAGTACAGGTGAACTGACTGATAGAAAGAAGGTTACCCTCGGGACCCAACCCATCAGCCTTCGTACCTTCTCATCAAAGGGTACCACCCACGTGTTCGCTTCGTCAGATAGGCCAACTGTCATCTATAGCAGCAATAAGAAGCTTCTCTACAGCAATGTCAATTTGAAAGAGGTTAATCATATGTGCCCTTTCAATACAGCCGCTTTTCCAGACAG TCTTGCAATTGCTAAAGAGGGTGAACTTTCAATTGGAACTATCGATGATATACAGAAGCTTCATATCCGCACAATCCCCCTTAATGAACAAGCACGTCGCATTTGTCACCAGGAGCAATCAAGGACACTAGCATTTTGCAGTTTCAAgtacaaccagagtgtggaggaaagTGAGACTCATTTAATACGTCTGCTAGATCATCAGACGTTTGAGTCCCTGTGTGTATATCCTCTAGATCAATATGAATGTGGCTGCTCCATCATTAGCTGTTCGTTTGCGGATGATAGTAATGTTTATTACTGTGTGGGAACTGCATATGTTATACCTGAAGAAAATGAACCGACGAAG GGCCGGATTCTTGTATTTGCAGTTGAAGATGGAAGCTTGCAATTGATCGTGGAGAAAGAAACCAAAGGAGCAGTTTATTCGCTGAATGCATTCAATGGGAAATTGTTGGCTGCTATCAACCAGAAGATTCAATTGTATAAGTGGATGTCACGCGAGGATGGTTCACATGAGCTGCAGTCTGAGTGTGGCCACCATGGGCACATACTTGCCTTGTATACTCAAACACGTGGTGACTTCATTGTGGTTGGCGATCTGATGAAATCAATATCCTTGCTGGTGTATAAG CATGAGGAAAGCGCGATTGAAGAGCGTGCTAGGGATTACAATGCAAACTGGATGACTGCAGTTGAGATGCTTGATGATGAAGTCTACGTTGGGGCGGAGAATAGCTATAACCTATTCACGGTGCGCAAGAACAGCGATGCGGCGACAGATGACGAAAGGGCCAGGCTTGAGGTGGTGGGAGAGTACCACCTTGGGGAGTTTGTGAACAGATTCCGCCACGGTTCACTGGTGATGCGCCTTCCAGACTCGGATATAGGGCAGATCCCTACGGTCATCTTTGGCACAATAAACGGGGTGATTGGCATTATTGCCTCCCTCCCGCACGACCAATACATCTTCCTGGAGAAGCTCCAGTCGACCCTTGTGAAGTACATAAAGGGCGTCGGAAACCTGAGCCACGAGCAATGGCGGTCCTTCCATAACGACAAGAAGACGGCGGAGGCTCGGAACTTCCTCGACGGTGACCTGATCGAGTCTTTCCTTGACCTTAGCCGGAGCAAGATGGAGGAGGTGTCCAAGGCGATGGGCGTCCCCGTGGAGGAGCTGTCCAAGAGGGTGGAAGAGCTGACGAGGCTTCACTAG